One Cryptomeria japonica chromosome 9, Sugi_1.0, whole genome shotgun sequence genomic window carries:
- the LOC131075962 gene encoding reticulon-like protein B8, whose protein sequence is MSERSGLLAAENLVNNFVESFADSIPKESSSTFFERSEKSSVSESFNRLFGRQKPVHHLLGGGKSADVLLWRNKRISVGVLAVATLVWLLLEWLEYHLLTLICIGLVFCMTILFLLSNASFFLNRSAPSVPRISIPEQIFIDAAVNIRNEVNMFLSFLQNVAVGKDVKKFLVVAGSLFITGIIGSYCNFITIVYIGLVAAHILPVLYEKHEDKVDSFISNAWDQTKRNYGRVGSQVLARIPKGNKSH, encoded by the exons ATGTCGGAACGTTCGGGTTTGCTAGCAGCTGAAAATCTCGTCAACAATTTCGTGGAATCGTTTGCGGATAGCATTCCCAAAGAGAGCTCGTCGACATTCTTCGAAAGGAGTGAAAAATCATCAGTTTCAGAGTCATTTAATCGGCTCTTTGGACGCCAGAAACCCGTCCATCATCTGCTCGGTGGAGGCAAAT CTGCCGATGTCTTATTGTGGAGAAACAAGCGGATTTCTGTGGGCGTTCTTGCTGTTGCCACATTAGTATGGCTGCTTTTAGAATGGCTGGAATACCACTTGCTGACGCTGATTTGCATCGGCCTGGTATTTTGTATGACGATCTTATTTCTCTTGTCGAATGCTTCTTTTTTCCTCAACAG GTCTGCTCCAAGCGTTCCGCGAATTTCCATTCCTGAGCAAATCTTTATTGATGCTGCTGTTAATATAAGAAATGAAGTGAATATGTTCTTAAGCTTTCTACAAAATGTTGCAGTAGGGAAAGACGTCAAGAAATTTCTTGTG GTTGCAGGAAGCTTGTTTATTACTGGTATAATTGGCAGTTATTGCAACTTTATAACAATAGTGTACATAG GGTTGGTCGCTGCACATATATTGCCCGTGTTGTATGAGAAACATGAGGACAAAGTAGATTCATTTATTTCTAATGCTTGGGATCAAACGAAGCGGAATTATGGGCGTGTTGGTTCCCAAGTCCTTGCGAGGATACCAAAGGGAAACAAATCTCATTGA